A single genomic interval of Desulfovibrio intestinalis harbors:
- a CDS encoding sirohydrochlorin cobaltochelatase, with protein MRRAILLVAFGASSAQGQNALKGFDSLVRQRYPGIPVRWAYTSLLLRERLAQARQKSDSVRKALQRLSFERFTHVAVQPLQTIPGREHGEVCAAVDEAMAQDNLRCQVGVPLLTTEEDLHAAAQAVLHHLPAERAAHEDVIFMGHGAEHHAVERYADLAQAVYALDSKVHVGAMNGAVLLDDILPRLSSERVWLMPLLSVVGNHALKDMAGHGNQSWRSRVEALGCQCIPVLKGTAEYAGFAEIWLRHLNSAAQFCFEFA; from the coding sequence ATGAGACGTGCGATATTATTGGTAGCTTTCGGCGCAAGCAGCGCTCAGGGGCAAAATGCCCTTAAAGGTTTTGATTCTCTGGTTCGCCAACGCTACCCGGGAATCCCTGTGCGCTGGGCCTACACCTCACTTTTATTGCGCGAGCGCCTGGCGCAGGCCCGGCAAAAAAGTGATTCTGTACGTAAGGCTTTGCAACGTCTCAGCTTTGAACGTTTCACGCACGTGGCCGTGCAGCCTTTACAAACCATCCCCGGGCGCGAACACGGTGAAGTGTGCGCAGCCGTTGACGAGGCTATGGCACAGGACAATCTGCGTTGCCAGGTAGGCGTGCCTCTGTTGACCACAGAAGAAGACTTGCATGCAGCCGCGCAGGCTGTGTTGCACCATCTGCCCGCAGAGCGCGCTGCTCATGAAGATGTGATTTTTATGGGGCATGGAGCAGAGCACCACGCTGTGGAGCGCTATGCCGACCTTGCGCAGGCCGTGTATGCGCTTGATTCCAAAGTGCATGTTGGCGCTATGAACGGAGCGGTACTGCTTGATGATATTTTACCCCGGCTTTCTTCCGAGCGCGTGTGGCTCATGCCCTTGCTTTCCGTCGTAGGCAACCACGCTCTCAAGGATATGGCAGGCCACGGCAACCAATCCTGGCGTAGCCGCGTGGAAGCCTTGGGATGCCAGTGCATACCTGTGTTGAAAGGTACGGCGGAATACGCCGGTTTTGC
- the rfbD gene encoding dTDP-4-dehydrorhamnose reductase — MAKALILGGATGLLGQALVHVLMARGWQVETLGRQDGNVLDFSFLQSRLHAANADVVFNAVGYTAVDAAEDDSPSARELNRALPDALAHILRGLGNGHLVHYSTDFVFSGHGETPLTEEDEAHPQSVYGSTKLEGEQAVLRVLPERSSVLRTAWLFGPGRKNFVDTIVAACEKRDAINVVYDQVGSPTYSMDLAQWSVALAEKQATGLWHAVNSGQASWCELACESITLAAASCRVVPIDSAQWPQKAHRPTFSVLDNSKLSAFLGKKPRPWPQALRDYIYSDYLPTHRKDKDLH, encoded by the coding sequence ATGGCAAAGGCGCTGATTTTAGGGGGCGCAACCGGTCTGCTGGGGCAGGCTCTTGTGCATGTACTCATGGCACGAGGCTGGCAAGTTGAGACGTTGGGGCGGCAGGATGGCAATGTACTGGATTTCAGTTTTTTGCAATCCCGCCTGCATGCAGCCAACGCTGATGTAGTTTTTAATGCAGTAGGCTACACTGCTGTGGATGCTGCTGAAGACGATTCCCCCAGCGCGCGTGAGCTCAATCGAGCCTTACCGGATGCCCTGGCGCATATCCTTCGAGGTCTCGGTAATGGACATCTCGTCCATTACAGCACTGATTTTGTTTTTTCTGGTCATGGCGAAACCCCTTTGACCGAAGAAGACGAAGCACACCCGCAGTCAGTGTATGGCAGCACCAAGCTGGAGGGTGAGCAGGCGGTACTTCGCGTACTGCCAGAACGGTCCAGCGTACTGCGAACGGCTTGGCTTTTTGGCCCGGGCCGGAAAAATTTTGTGGATACCATTGTGGCCGCCTGTGAAAAGCGCGATGCCATCAATGTGGTTTATGATCAGGTTGGATCGCCTACTTACAGTATGGATCTCGCCCAATGGAGCGTGGCCCTGGCTGAAAAACAAGCCACAGGCTTATGGCATGCCGTCAATAGTGGTCAGGCAAGCTGGTGCGAGCTGGCGTGCGAATCCATAACGCTGGCTGCAGCTTCCTGCCGTGTGGTGCCCATTGATTCGGCACAATGGCCACAGAAAGCCCACCGCCCGACATTTTCCGTTCTGGACAACAGCAAGTTAAGCGCATTTCTTGGCAAAAAGCCGCGCCCCTGGCCTCAGGCTCTGCGCGACTATATCTATAGCGACTACCTCCCCACTCACCGAAAGGATAAGGATCTGCATTGA